TCACCACCATCGTTATACCAATAATTATCACCCGAACTTAAAGCATATGGAACTGCCTGCATTTCTGTAGTGCCAATTTCATTTCCATTAATAGATACAATTAACTGAACACCAATATTAGACCATTCAAAATCATAATATCTACCTTCAGTTGCTGTACCGCTTCCAATTTTTAAGCTAAATACACCATTGGCATCTGTAGTAACTGTATGATTTTCAGAATAATCATCACCAACATCAAGTACATGGCGTATGCTAACGCCGACAATGATCGTTTCATTAGCCATTACTTCTCCAGACGCGTTACTAGCTACACCTTGATAATTAATATAGCCTGAGTAGCCTTGAGCAAAGGAGGTTGTATAAATTCCTAGACTTAAGAAGAAGGTTAAAAGTTGTAGTTTTTTTTTCATGATTTCTAGTGTTTAATTTAATAAAACACCCTTAAAGTCCCCTCAAGGAGACAAACATTTCAAAAGGGCATTTTTATATTTATTTTTTAATAATTTTAAAGGTTTTTACGGTTTTATAATCTGAAAAATGCAGATTGACCAAATACAGTCCATTTTGTAATTGACTGAGATCTAAGCTGTTGTTTTGAGTGCTGAGTTTTTCTGTTCTTACTATTTGTCCAGTACTGTTGTAAATGACAACCTTGGTTTTGCCAGCAACATCGGTGAAGTCAATTTTTAAATTGTCAGATACAGGGTTCGGATATACTTTAATAGCCGAACTCAATAATTGTTCATCAACTGCTAAGGTACTGCTCAAAGCTGCTCCTGCTAAAAAGCCTTGATTGATAGTTACTCCGCTACCTATTTTACCCATAACAGGTTCTCCGACGGTAAAAGTCAGTGAATTATCGCCATTAATGATGGTTTCACCACCTGAAGCTACCACCTGTTTGTCAATGGTTTGGGCTGATGTCATAATTATAGATGTTAGCATTAAAAGTGTTAGTATTGTTCTCATTGCTTATTTGTTTTAGTTTGTCGATGAAATTATTATGAGTATTCATGTATAAGTTCATAACTATTTATTAAAAAGTGCATCCATATCTGAATACTGAATACCTGAAAAATTTAAATCGCTGATAGTAATTACTGCATCATCTGCATTTTCTAACAATTCCTTTTCATATTTAATTTTAAAGTTTTTTATAGAAGCATTTCCTAAAACCGTTTTAGGATCGGAAAGGTTGAGCGTTCCAGATAAGTCACTTTCAGGATACTTATGGCGAGAATTGGTATAAAAGCCATATACACCGGATACAGAACCGCCTCCCTTTTTTGGTAGTTTAAGTTGTATCATAGCACTTTCTAATTCAAAAGAATCGCCATCGTAATACAATTGAATGCTCTCACTACCTTTTTTTAATTGCTTTTTAAAAGTAATAATAGCGGTACGCTTACCCGTCTTTTTATCTCTAGAGACTATGCCAGACCCTTTAGTATATGACCAGTCTTGACCATTTATTTTACATAAATAAGTACCATCATTGGTCGTTTTTGAAGGTTCTACTTTTGCTTTTAATTGTTGTGTTTTTTCTGCTTTCACAACATCAGTTTCCTTATTAACCTTCTCTTTATTACATGAAATAATAAATAGTGTGGCAAAAAACATGTAGTATATTGTTTTCATTATTTTGTGGATTAGGGTTGTTATAATATAAAAGGATTTATTGTACCGAAAACCTTTAAAACTAGATTTTGATGAATAAAAAGCGGTTGTAACTAGCTGTTCTTAAACTTACTTTACTCTTGTGTTATTTTTCGAACAACTTTGTTTTGTGTAAAGAATAAATTGAAGTCATCATCAACAATTATTGCTCGTGGAAATGTCAAGCTTGCTTCTAATCCTTCTCCATCTAAGTAACCATGATTACGCCTCCCTACCAAAGTAACCACTGTACCATCTGGGGATATTTTTCGTATTTTACTATTCCAATGATCTGCGACATAAATATTATCTAACTTATCAACCGTTATACCATTAGGGAAATTAAATTTCGCTTCAATTCCCTTGCCATCTGCAAAACCTTCTGCACTCCCTGCAATAGTAGTTACCTTTCCCGTAGGGCTTATTTTACGAATTTTAAAATTTCCAGCATCAGAGACAATAATATTACCTGAATTATCTACTGCCAAACCCCCGATATAACCGAATTTAGCCTCAGTACCCTGTCCATCTACATCTCCTATTTTACCTCCAGCAAAAGTGCTGACTACCCCTTCTGGTGTTATTTTCCTTATTCTAGAATCATCATTTAAAAACGATCCATCGGATACATAAATGTTTCCTAATTCATCAACTGTTATTGCCATTGGTAATACAAATTTTGCTTCAGAACTTTCTCCGTCCACATACCCCTGCGAACCTCCTACTAAGGTAGTAACAACACCTTCTGGTGAAACTTTTCTAATTTTGTTTTTATTTGTATCTGTAATAAACATATTACCTTTAACATCTATTGCAATATCATTAGGCCAAGAGAATTTAGCTTCGTTAATTGGACCATCAACAGATTCGCCATATTGTTCTTCCCTTTTTGATAAAGTACTTACTAAACCTTCAGGTGTTATTTTTCTAATACTATTTTTCCATGTTTGCACGATAATTATATTGCCGTCTTTATCTAAAGCAATGCCATTCATAGCCCCAAAAATGGCATTTGCCCCTTGCCCATCTAAGGGTGCATCTCCTCCCTCTTTATTACCTGCCAACGTAGTTACATGAGCTTCTGAAAATTCATAGGTAAATTCTGGCCCCATTAATTCATTTCCATTTACAAGAATCTTTATCAAACCTGTCATTGCCAGCCTAGGAACTTCTGTTTTTATTTCGTTATCCGTTACCGATTGTACCATGGCTTGTACCTCATTAAAATATACTTTAACATTATCTAAATTATTTCCAAAATTGCTTCCATTAATAGTCACAATAGTGTTTTTCGAACCGCTTTCAGGAGAAATCCCACTTAATGTTACAGGTCTTGGCTCATCGTCTTTATGGCAACTAGTTAGCACTGCTAAAAATAATAGTGTGGTTACCAGGTAGACAAACAGTTTGTTTATGTTTAATGGATATGTCTGCTTTATATGACTCATAATTTTAGTATTTATATTTTAAAATTTTAAAAACTAAAGGCTAAAAAATAGGTTCAGCCCTTAGTTTTACTAACTAACTCAAATAATTATTTTTAGAATAATGCATTGATTCCAGAACCACTAACCAATATTTTATCGTTGTCATGATGGGTATCGTCATTGTTTAAGTTTCCATCAATGTATAAATCAGGATCATAGCCAATTACCAAAATATATTCTGGTGGAAATTCTCCTTCGGCCGGCGATGCACTATTCCAGTTACGACTAAAACTGACATCTAAGGTTCCACCTGCGGCTAAGCTTGTAAATGCTTTTCTTGCCACTTCAGTACCTAACTGGCTTGTAGGTGTTCCTAAACTCCTTTCGTAGAGATATATAATTTGTTGCCCTTCACCTGAGGCGAAATCATCACCAATATTTTTTATGGTACCTTTTATAGTAGCCATTCCGTTATAATCATCTGTTTTAACAACTGAAAACACGATTTCCTCTGCTTCCAAATCTATATTTGGTTTAGGATCATCATCATCTGGATTTGTACATTTTATTAATAGGTTACAAATCAATAGCAATGAGAACAAGCTCAATGATTTTTTTAACCATGATTGTAAAATCGACTTATTGGTATTCATTTTTCTTTTAAATTTCATAATTATAATTTTTAATGATTCATATTTTTTATAAAAAGACTGTAAATCCGATTCCTAAAAAAATTGAGGATAAAGTGTCCTTATAATCTGATGGAGCATCTTTAGGTAGGTTTTTTTCCCAAGAGTAATTAATGGTGGGCTCTAAGGCTACATGATCTCCTAGATGAATAGCATAACCTACACCTCCTCTAAAACCAAATATTGTGGTTATTCTATCATCCTGTTTTATACCAGGAATTGTCTCTAAGTCACTTGCTATTTTTCTGGTACCAACACCAGCCAAGCCTTCAAAAAACAAACCATTGTCGAGATAATAGCGACCAAAAGCACCTACTGACAAAGTTGATGTATTCACTTTGTAGTCTCCAAAAAGACCTTCTTGTGTTGCACTACTCGTAGCTACGGAAAATTCTAAACCAACTGCCAAATTATCCATAATAAAATAACCTGCTTTTGGGGTAATATTTGTAGTAAATGAAGTGGATTTATTATCATTTAAATTGCTCGTTGTATAATGTGCTAAAACACCTCCGCTAATTAGTATATCTCCTTGTAATTTTGAATTACTTGAATTACTTGAATTTACCTCCTCCTGAGCAAATCCGCTAAAGGCAAATAGTGCAACTGCAAATGATAGTATTACCTTTTTTACTAAAAAAATAGTGTTACTTATTTTTTTGTAGTTCTTTACTAAATTCATGTTTTTTGATTTTTAATTGTTATTTATGCTTTAATGGTTACATATAAAAGAGGTTAACATTAAAGAGTGAAAAAAAATAAAAAAAAGAGTTAAAAGCCTATTTTTATTGATAGGAATAGGTATTTACAATTCGATTTAGTTCATAAACAAGTCAGAAAATTTGTAAATTGAAACACCTCTTTTAAACAAAAAAGCTCCTGTATCTCAATTAATAAATTGAAACCAGGAGATTTTGCATGTAATTATAAGATGTTATTTTGAAAGGTAACGAACCTCAGTTGGGTGCTGTGCTAAATAAATATTTAGCTGTTTAACCGTTTGATTAGAACTACCTGATTGTCCGCCATAATCCCTCAAGTCAAAATAAAAACTACCTCCAATACCTTCGTTAGCAGAAAGTTCCATCGCTATGATAGTTCCTTTACTAATTAGACTACCTGTTTTAGGATCATTAGAATCGCCATTCCAATAAAACCACCTTTTAAAACCATTATTATCATCTTCCCAATCATTGGGTAACGTTCCAATAATATCGAAATTACCATAAGGAAATTCCATACTCATGTATTTTAAACCTCCAGCATCCACACCTATATAATCAATTTCATATGCTGCACCAGCGGTAAGGTTTAACTGAATGTTTTCAAAATCATCATCTTGAGTAAAAGTACGTTCAAAGCCCTCTCCCTTTATTTTAAAACTAAAAGTAGGAGGCTCTGTATCTGTTGGAGGAATGTCTGTGTCACAGCTTTGAAAAAGGGAAATAGCTGTAATTAATATAATACAGAAAACACTTTTTACAACTCGATTTTTATTAATAATTAAATTATTCATATTACTTATTTTAAAGATTATTTGTTTTTTAATGAATGATATTTGAAAAGGTTAACTCGTTGAATCTAAATTAATCGATCAATGATAGCTGTGTCTTGATTTGTAATTACAATTCTTAGTCGCTTATTAACAGTATTTGAAGGCCCCGATTGACCTCCAAAATCACCTGCATGGAACCAAAAATCTAAAGTATAAGACGTATTGTTTTCCGTAGACATGGGAAATCTAAAATCACCTGTTAAGAATTGACCAGTTTTTGCATCTGCTATGGTGGTATCTGTCCATCTAATCTACATCGTTTCTCCAAATTCATTAGGAATAATCTGCCAGGGTTCTTCTATTGGTGTTATTAATTCAAATAATTTTTTAGGTTCAATATCCCACTCCATTGTCCGTAAACCTCCAGAATCAGCTGCAGTAAAAAGGAAATGATAATTTGTGTTGCTCTTAACATAGAGTTCAAAATTTTCAAAATCGTCATCTTGGGTAAATGTATGCTCAAAACCATCGCCAGTTATCATAAAACTGAAAGTTGGAGGATCGGTATCTGTGGGAGGTATTTCTGTATCGCAACTTTGTAAGCAAAAAGCAATTACAACTAAAGTTGAAAAAACAAAACATTTTAATTGGATGCATTGTTTTAAAATAAAATTCTTCATGATTTACGTTTTAGTATTTTCTATTAATGTTTAAGTGAAGAAAAGGTTAACTTAATAACATATAATATTTGAGATATACAATAAGTGCATTAAATCTAAAGCGATAAAGTAATAGCAATTCCCAAAGACAAAGGACTTACAATATCGTCAGGCAACTCTGCTCCTCTGAAACGATATCTTTTATTTGAAAAGTTTATCATCGGCTCAATAGCTAAATGTTTAAATATAAAATAGGAATACCCTATACTAATTCTATGTTTTAAAATGGCAGACAGTTCATCATCTTCAGGTAAAACCGTACTTACATCTTTAGAAAACAAGCCTAGATAACCTTCTGAAAACAAGCCCTTGTAAACATAATAACGTGAAAATAGACCTAACCCAATTGACGATCTTTCAATAGGTATAGCTTCTTCAAAATTAAAATAACCGCTTTCTGTTATATTGATTTCGAGACCAACAGCCAATCGATCAATGGGTATATAGCCAATTTTCACAGCCAACACTTTTGAAACATTCCTATGTTCTGTACTCACAAAATCCGTTTCACTTACACATTCTTTAATGGTATGCCAAGCCAAATTGGGGCTTAAGAAAAAATTCCCTTTTGCTGTTTGTTTTAATGGCTCTTGTCCAAAAGTAATGGCGGATAACATGACTACAAATAATGCAGTTATTGTTTTATTCGGTTTAAACCTTATCATGATTATTTTGTTTTACAAATCTGTTTTTAAGATTTCAATAATCTCTTCATTCCAGTTTCTAGCACTCAGCCAAAAATTAGTACCATCAAAGGCAACACCAGAAATACCATGATTGGGTAATCGGTAACTTTCAATGGCTTTAAAGTTTGGTGAAGTTTGGCATTTATGTAGTCTGTTACCATCAGCTATATATAAATAACCATTTTGATAATCTAATCCTTGGGGTTGAAATTCTAAAGGTACAGTTTGCAAAATCTGTCCTGGAGAAAAAGCTCCATTCGATTTATACTTGTAAAGCTCTTGTTCAGAATGACTAGAAATCCAAAAGAAACTAGGCTCGATAGATGCAATGCCCCTAATCCAACTTCCCAAACCAATAGATTCATAATATTTAGACCCTGTAGTATATAAAAAAGAGGTGAATTTTGAAGAACCTGCGTTACTTTGGAAAAGTTGTTTTAATCCTGAATTTGATTTTTCAATCTCCACGGCATAGGCATTTAAAGTTGTAGGCATAGTTTCATCAACAGCTAACGTATTGGGATTGACTTTTAAAATTTCATCATCATCATTATTCCAACCTAAAATGTGTGTACCGTCAAAAGCAATGTCAACATCCTTTTGCCAAGGTGCCAATCCATCCGCTAAAACAATTAACGGTTTTATCCAGTCATCCAATTCAGGAGCATTGGAATTTCTTGTTAATGATACAATGCTATTATCCGGATTCTGAAAAGAAAGCTCATCATTAACCAATGTATAATTTACAATATATACACCTTGAGCGGCGATACTAATTTCATCATTTGTTAATGTAATATTGGTAGACCATTCATTTTTAAAGCCTAATTCATCTACTGACAAAAAATCAATAGTATTGTTTTCATTTATGTAGACATATTTAGTATTGTCCAATAAAAATTCTCCGCTGGTTACTTCCCATTTTCCTAAGATCAGCTCTTTGTTGGTTGGTAAATCTTCATCATCTCCGTTACGGCAACTAGACATTACTAGTAGTATCAAAAGTAAGCTTGATTTTACAATAATTTTGGTAAATAATTGGTTCACTTTTTTTAAATTCATGTTACTCTTTCTTAATTTTTTCATTTTTTTTGTATTTGCTCTTGATGTCATAGCATAAAAAAGGTTAACCTACTTTCTAGATTTTCACAAACTCTACCCTTCTATTATTAGCTTTACCTTCTGTAGTTTTATTTTCGTCTACAGGTTCAGTTTCTCCTTTACCTTCAGTATTTAGCCTATTACGATCTATTTTAAATTGAGATACTAAGACGTTTTTAACCGATATCGATCGCTTTTTAGATAAAGACAGATTTTGTTGATCATTTCCATCTGCATCCGTATGTCCAATAATGTTTAATTTTAGAGTAGAATCTTGTACTAATGCTTCAGCTATTTGTTTTAAAACCCCGTACGATTCCGGTTTAATTTGGTCAGATCCAGAACTAAACAAAATTCCTG
The nucleotide sequence above comes from Aureibaculum algae. Encoded proteins:
- a CDS encoding T9SS type A sorting domain-containing protein, whose translation is MRTILTLLMLTSIIMTSAQTIDKQVVASGGETIINGDNSLTFTVGEPVMGKIGSGVTINQGFLAGAALSSTLAVDEQLLSSAIKVYPNPVSDNLKIDFTDVAGKTKVVIYNSTGQIVRTEKLSTQNNSLDLSQLQNGLYLVNLHFSDYKTVKTFKIIKK
- a CDS encoding IPT/TIG domain-containing protein; this translates as MSHIKQTYPLNINKLFVYLVTTLLFLAVLTSCHKDDEPRPVTLSGISPESGSKNTIVTINGSNFGNNLDNVKVYFNEVQAMVQSVTDNEIKTEVPRLAMTGLIKILVNGNELMGPEFTYEFSEAHVTTLAGNKEGGDAPLDGQGANAIFGAMNGIALDKDGNIIIVQTWKNSIRKITPEGLVSTLSKREEQYGESVDGPINEAKFSWPNDIAIDVKGNMFITDTNKNKIRKVSPEGVVTTLVGGSQGYVDGESSEAKFVLPMAITVDELGNIYVSDGSFLNDDSRIRKITPEGVVSTFAGGKIGDVDGQGTEAKFGYIGGLAVDNSGNIIVSDAGNFKIRKISPTGKVTTIAGSAEGFADGKGIEAKFNFPNGITVDKLDNIYVADHWNSKIRKISPDGTVVTLVGRRNHGYLDGEGLEASLTFPRAIIVDDDFNLFFTQNKVVRKITQE
- a CDS encoding autotransporter outer membrane beta-barrel domain-containing protein → MNLVKNYKKISNTIFLVKKVILSFAVALFAFSGFAQEEVNSSNSSNSKLQGDILISGGVLAHYTTSNLNDNKSTSFTTNITPKAGYFIMDNLAVGLEFSVATSSATQEGLFGDYKVNTSTLSVGAFGRYYLDNGLFFEGLAGVGTRKIASDLETIPGIKQDDRITTIFGFRGGVGYAIHLGDHVALEPTINYSWEKNLPKDAPSDYKDTLSSIFLGIGFTVFL